In Cryptomeria japonica chromosome 5, Sugi_1.0, whole genome shotgun sequence, the genomic window ttcttttctcaaagaaataaggtattcaagtcttggactaagtctgcatttcaagtcctttgctttatcctttattccctgtttgtcattttctaacttcttgattttctcttctttctctgcaatcttcttctctaactccaaaaatgaatccgatgcacctatcagattgtcaacaatattatttatcttatcttgtgctttgttgatctccttgtcaagatcctctgtcaaAATCAGACTGACTCCATGCATCAGTACCTGGAGAAAAGTGCTAATCATAGGCAGCCTGAATCATTTGTGACTATctgactgcctcatctctctctccctttggagaGGATCCCTCTCAGTCTCTAGTGTACCATAGTCTATATGGTAGGCCTCTCGCTCGACATCTCATCTGGaaacctcatcctctagactctgAATCTACACTCTGAGAATCtgcagatcatcatcatcatccttttcACCCACCTGTCCTCCACCACCCTCTATAGCAAGCATGTCCTCTAGCTCTGGCATatcagtatcatcatcatcatcaccatcctcacAGCTTGATGATcctgaagaatcatcatcatctcctctgcTAGTAGACTCAATGTCTCCACCGATGTCTATTtcctcatctcctccctcctcctctccctccttaGCTCCTCCACCTCCTGCATCTCCCCCCTTAGCTAATCTACGCTCCTCTCCTCCTCTGACTCTCTCCTCCCTATCTATCCCCAAGCATTGTCTAGGAAGTTCGAATTTGATATGTTGTAATCAGAACAACATGATCagtaagtggaataggcctatgtctagcccaccatgcatcatactctggTGTAGTCCCTGTATCTactgcacctctaccccaatcccaaagtaatggctgaagaacatcaaactcagtagaagcaacatgtggttgtatACATACCCCCCAATTAGATACCTCCCAAGATACATGAGAAAAATAAGCATTGACCACCAGTGTAACTTGTACCTCCCTGAACTATCTCAGTACTTGTcctggaagagacatctcaataatccGCTGTGTCTCGAATATCCTACCGATCAGATATCTCTATTGTCAGCAGAAAGGAAAGTGCACTACATCATCCGCCCAACCAGGGCAATCTAAGTACAGTCTCCAAATAACAGGTCTTGAAATAGAAATttgctcccatgcccaagtctggagcaatgtcacCCCGCAACTGATAGATCGATATCCAAGATATACAATGTCGTGCATCTGGTAATACAACAT contains:
- the LOC131875934 gene encoding uncharacterized protein LOC131875934; its protein translation is MREVELDWLSAGGSRTAHITGALAYHHEVIEEFEDRLEEDIECDGPGLHRQMVEDQGAYGYDDNTGREVGQHDLQCLGIDREERVRGGEERRLAKGGDAGGGGAKEGEEEGGDEEIDIGGDIESTSRGDDDDSSGSSSCEDGDDDDDTDMPELEDMLAIEGGGGQVGEKDDDDDLQILRV